GGTTATTTGATAGAAAGGTGACACATGATGGATATGAGAATTCTTATTCCTTCTCCATTGATAAAAAGAGGTATAAGTTAATGCCATCACTCATTCTTCCACTCACCAAGTTGAAGTGTACTGCTGGTTCCTTTTTATGAAACGAGATGACTCTATTCATGGTGATGGACTCCTTGGTTCTTTCCCCAACTCGATGGAGTCAAGTTCTTTTTGAAAGGAGGGAataaatgatgcaggggcagcatcaaggttctgcagccatagagaaattagaagaggagGGTGGGGAAGGGCGAAGAGAGGAGACACTAGGGGGCAACTcacgttcacttcaattcaaattcatcaacaactccTTACATCATGGCTTTCGCACACTATAAGAAAGCCTCCAAAcatatgaaattacacacatacccttaaaactacattacattacaaacatacccctaaaaTACAATTAAATAAGCTCCCgacataaataatcctaatacaagcgaACTGCACACACATActtaaataactaaataactaGGCACATTTGGGTTTTggacccaataaaccattcaccctattctttgacatagtctcttcttgtcctacatcatggCATTACACCATCTTCTTCGTTATGCATTCTTTTTGTATCCAACCCCCTTCTTTTGGTAGCTTGAGTAGAGATAGATGGAAAGCATTATATATGTTGTGTGCATGCACACCTATGCATGTGCACGTGCATGGGAATTGATAAATGGTACACGAGTATATATTTAACTTCTACATGGGAAAATTATTTATGCATCAGTGCTTTTGGTAATGAAATTTGCTTTCTTGCTATTGGGTCTCCTGCAGCATTTGTTGTTCTTTGAGATTGAAGGGTTCTTCTCTTTTTAAATGCTTGATTGACAAgtgattggttggatgatatTACACCAAAAAATCCTGATTCTATATGCAATTGCAAATTGTTAGGATTGGAGTAGGATCAGTAGGATCAATGGGATTGGTAGGATCATGGTGGGATCGGAAGATTGTACAGCTTGTAAATGAATTGTACAGCTTAGTAAGTGATTTGTTTATCTAATATTAACAAAATTACTTGTAGAGAGCCCACACTACGCAGCAgatcacaaaaaaataaaaataaaaatgcaaggtaagaataatttaataaatttatgctCCCAAGAGCAAACAATTAAAACCATTGACAAAAACATTTTAGCTATTGCAATGGTTATTCACTTGCATTTTGACAAACACATCATGCACAAATTCAACATGCAAAGGCTGATTGGCACTCCAGTCCCATAATTGGCACCCCAGCTCTTTAATACCCATAAGCAACTGCCTCAAACAAAATGATTCAAACTAATGCAGTTGCTAAACTTGCTATATTCATTGAtgcattttcacaaatacatcaCATGCACACAAAGCCCTGTTTTTTGTGTGGACATTCACAAACGCATGTGGAAAGGAAAAACACAACATTGACTTCATCTAGGAATTCTCTCAAAACGCATTATGACTTCATTTGGGCATTTTCCCAAACATCACTAAAGCACTAAACTGCTCAAGAATAAGGCAGCAACAATGGGCACAGAGAGTTCAACTCCAAAAACAATAACTGGTTTATGTAGCCTAAATGTACAATAATTAgaaaacaaatttcaaaattagCATATGAAAGTAAATAATAACAGAGAAACAAAAGTCTAGATGCTAACAGTGCCTGCAATATAAAAGATAACATGAAGTAGGAATTAACCACTAATCCATTGCTTTTGAAtaggaaatgatttcaaaatttcaatatttctaaACAATAACTGCATATTGActaaattatatgaaaatgggAAGGATGATTATATTGGAAGTACTTTAGCATTGGAAACTGCCAATGGTGGGTTCATTGTTTTGGCAAGTCCAACTTTTTAGAAAGAATTAGGAGTCATTGTGGAGCAGCGAATTAAGATAAGAAAAAAGGATTGAGCCATGCGTGGTTAGATATGTAGAAGAGCAATAGCCATGGAAGTAGTCTTGTACTGGAGTGGCCATGCAATGAAGAAATTTAATTCAACTACTTGAAATGGGAAGGAAAATTGCAGAGATCAGCAATGGCTTTAGGAAAGGGGAGACAAACAGGTAAATTGAGAAACTTGAAAATATTGGTAGATGGAATTATATAGGAACATTTATTTGTGAAATTAAAGATGAGAAAACATAGAGATTTTTAGGAAATTGATGCTTggaattttaaagatttttagaaaataaatatttataaattttaggAATCTACAAGCTGTAGGAATAATTTTAAACATAAATTTAGAGAAGGGGAGAACATAATTTTTATATCAAGGTAGGAGAAGATGAGTCGTCGATGAAGTCGTGAAGGGGAACAGCAAGAGTCGGGGAGAAGAGGCATTGTCTCGGTAGGAGCACACTGGCTTGGAGATGGAAGCAgcttccaaaaaagaaaaatagtaataataaagaaatGCTGCAAAGACTACACAGCAACAGAAAGGCAAATTagtaaagataataataaaaaagaaaaagaaaacgctCCACTTATACCACCCGCATAATTGACACCTGGTGCAACCCAGCCCAACTTTAAAGAGGTATATAGATGAACTCAAAAAAATCCATTTTTAGATTTGTGTTCATTAAGTGGTTTACACCTTAGACATCAATATATAGGTTGAGGATATATGTAGATATTTAGTGCACTAATTTTTTAGATTTGATGGTTATAGTGATGGGCTTGATGAAGTCATTCCTGGTGATCTCTGTAATATTGATGAACCAAATACTTGTTTAAATGTTCAAACTAATTTTAATGAGCTGGCTTGATATTTAGGCTTTTGTTATTTGTTTGCTaactttaaaatatgttttagATGCTTATGTGcatatttttttgacaaatttgtgttaaaattatgtttttttctcactttttctctgAGTGTATTCCTTTTTTCATTATAAGATGATTTGATTATGAATGCAACAATTTGATCTCTTAATGTCCTCATGTCATGGGGGCTTTACCTTACAAGCTTTTTTACTTGTTATTTTCCTTGTCTTGAATAGTTATTAgacaattttttagggtttataatatttaaatttatgaaaaatagcATACAATGATATTAGAAACTTGCGATGCTCACTTGATCTTGCCAACCCTCTCAGCGACCAAATGTAGGATCTTTAATTCAACAATCAtgctagaaaaatatttttgctggTTGATGTTGCAATGTGGAAGCAGCTTCACAGAAATCTTAGGAAAGAACTGCTGTACTTAAACTGTGGAGTAAACTCGTTGTTCTTTTgcaatgtatgtgtgtgtgtgtgtgtttttttcttttttctcaaataattttttagaattaTGATATTATGAGGCTTTCTGTTGTCAACTTTTGTTGACTGGACAAATTTGCTCATGCTTTGTCTTGCTGAACGGTCCTTGAACAAAAATGGGCTTGTTTGATTATATGTTGTGGCATACGAATTCTGATTATCAATGCCAACTGTCTCTTGTATAGTGTTTGTACCATGAGTGTTAGGTTGTCCTCTCGTCATTACTGATTTCCCTCAGTTTCTTCAatcatttaaatttatatttaggtAAGTCGTTCACCAGTTTTCAAAGCAATGCTTGAAAATGAAATGGAGGAAAGTCTGAGTGGTAGAATCAAGATTAGCGATGTTTCATATGATGCTCTTCGAATGTTCATCAACTACTTGTACACGGCTGAGGCCTGCCTGGATGAGCAAATGGCCTGTGATCTCATTGTATTGGCAGAGAAATATCAAGTGAAGCACCTCAAAGCCTATTGTGAGAATTTCATGGTATCGAAATTGAACTGGGATAATTCAGTAATGAGCTTTGCATTTGCACACCAGCACAATGCCAAGCACCTGCTTGATGCTGCTTTGTCACTGATTATGGAAAACATGGAGAAGCTAACCAAGCGGGAAGAGTATACAGAGCTTGTGGAAAGGGATCCTCGGCTTCTTGTTGAAATATATGAAGCTTATCTCTCCAAACAGGTTAATACCGCTGCCCCATAATTCTTCCCTGAATCCATAATTGGCAAGTCTAGCTTCTCCCTTTTCCTCTATTTTTTGGTTATGCTGATAAAGTCTGGATGTAAATGAACTctattttagttttatttttgtaattttaaatatttttggcaTTTCTGAAAATGGcctaacttctctctctctctctctgtttttggTTCATACCCATTTTCAGTTGATAGAAACTGGACCTGACTAGCAGTTAAACCACTGAAGGGAGGGCAGACAATTTTGTGTTTCGTTTTTCTCCTATATAATTGCTTAAAAGGGTTATGTTCTTTCAAAAACTAGTCAATAAATAAAGTTTTCATACAAGGGGCTATTAAAAAAttgataaatttataaataagTATACCCATTTGTCGTTTTTGTTGTTATTGTGCTACAAATAGATAAacaaatgaataaatatatatGCTTATTATTATTTGGCTTGTTTGGTTAAAGGAATCTTTGATAAATTCCGGAAATTCTTAATGTTCACATTTGGTTCATTTCGAAAATCATGCATGGTTGACATCTGAGGAATCCTCATACAGAATTATAAACCTTCAAGTCCTTTATAAAACAATGGCATTAGAGGATGTTAATTCTGCGAAAAGAATGTCCATAGGATTCTTAGGTACATGATTGTGCAAACTAAATGCCCGGAGACTAATTAGGAGAAGTGTAATATTTGTTCACGTGCCATTGTGCCATAGGAATTCGCTTTAGATTGGTagtttattattgtttttttattgGTCAATTGGAGGTTTATACTGGATTAGCCGTGTAGGCAACGCAGAAAGATAACTCATTTTTTCATTTCATATTCTCTCTTATCCTTTTCAAAATTCAAAGCTTGAACCTTTAAACCAGAAAATTTTAAAGCTTAAACAACTAAAGTTTCTCCTACAAGACcatttgtgtgtttttttttttttcaaaatagctttaaacaaaaaaaatttcaagcttAAACCCCTAAGTTTCCCCTACAAGACTACtgctaaaaaaagaaaaaaacattctCATTGCTTGCTTCTTGTATACCCAAAAAAAATGTTGCTTTAAAAATAATAGCTGTGTATTGGTGCTGCAGTGTCACACTTTTATATCTTAAATTTAAAAAGAATTGCATCTctttaaataaattattcataTTTGGTATTTGGGCAATGTGTTGCCAAGAGAACAAATTCAGAAAACTCTAGTTTTGATGCGTGAATAATTCATTATCTTCAATGTTTTTACCGGCTCAAAATGAGTTTGTtgcaaaaaaataatataaattacttttaaaatgcaataaaatcataaattatgTGGGCATCAAACGTCAAGATTTCTTGGTAGAATGTTTTTAGACGGAACAAAATAGGAGGGAGGGAAAGTCGAATCTTTTTTTGATGATTAAACATGCTATTAAGGTCTCTTATTAGACGTGAAGAACTATTCATATTCCCTTTCAAACAAACACGGTTGTTTAAAGAGATATTAGCGTATACATTTTAAAATGATTATGACTATTATatttgaacttcaaaataaattttaaattgaactagttgtatttttgaaatttaattattaaatttgaaaaaaattaatttcaaatataAGACCTTAATAAATGCCCCCCTTATACACACGCCAAATAGCTAAGTGCCAAGTAATTAAAGATAGGGCCTCTTTGGTACCGTTGTTGTTTTTGTTCGTGCACAgggaaaaaatagattataaaaaaaGCATTTGTTCTATTGTtgattttttgtttctattgctTGCTTTCAATTGTtgatcaaaaaatcaaaaatcaaattttatggttgtcagttgttttggcaacctattgccagaaattttaatatccagaattaattttttaagatttaattatttattttatatacttttaaattaaaatcaaaattaaatgatcatataaatttaaatattaataaaagaaaaaattacatatatattaaaaaataataataagaccAATAacaaaaatacttttactatttttcaatgtTTGCTTTCTATGAAGTGCTTTATTTTGTCTCTTGTAGCCTTGTTCATGGTTGATTGCCTGTTTGTAATGCATGGCTTTGTTTTACAATTGATTTACAATAGATTTGATCATTTTATCG
The sequence above is a segment of the Malania oleifera isolate guangnan ecotype guangnan chromosome 8, ASM2987363v1, whole genome shotgun sequence genome. Coding sequences within it:
- the LOC131161667 gene encoding BTB/POZ domain-containing protein At4g08455, with translation MRRLRSTESSASQTESRKAMSERMRCISCREEYGPRDAGTCKECYEEASETEEELKREIEELKAKVAFLRFWSPLDNSRSSPSYPDVILVASDHDSPQHFPSVPAHKAVLVSRSPVFKAMLENEMEESLSGRIKISDVSYDALRMFINYLYTAEACLDEQMACDLIVLAEKYQVKHLKAYCENFMVSKLNWDNSVMSFAFAHQHNAKHLLDAALSLIMENMEKLTKREEYTELVERDPRLLVEIYEAYLSKQVNTAAP